One Streptomyces sp. NBC_00102 DNA segment encodes these proteins:
- a CDS encoding VOC family protein, whose amino-acid sequence MHQPPPGPVARLRSLRYVELHTPAFSEAADFYEEVWGLRTVEADSGARWLRGTGDEHHVLHLTERDRVGLGRLAFAVATPAEVDEAARRLEARSLVPVFGPGPLEQAGGGYGLRFTDPEGRLIEISAHVHAVTPRGRDEAVPVGVTHAVLNTTDIDAAVAFYRDVLGLRVSDWSEHQMAFLRCNADHHCIAFNQAEWTSLNHVAYEMSSVDHFMRGIGRLRHHGITPQWGPGRHGPGDNTFSYFTDPSGLVCEYTSEVAQIVEDAWIARVWRRVPELSDLWGTAGAPSKEIRCHMAGTPDPGPLAPVDALPTTDAPAPKENAA is encoded by the coding sequence ATGCACCAGCCACCGCCCGGACCGGTCGCCCGGCTCCGCTCCCTGCGCTACGTCGAACTGCACACGCCCGCCTTCTCCGAGGCCGCCGACTTCTACGAGGAGGTCTGGGGGCTCCGGACCGTGGAGGCCGACTCCGGGGCGCGCTGGCTGCGCGGCACGGGCGACGAGCACCACGTCCTCCACCTGACCGAGCGGGACCGGGTGGGCCTCGGCCGTCTCGCGTTCGCCGTGGCCACCCCCGCCGAGGTCGACGAGGCGGCCCGCCGGCTCGAAGCGCGTTCCCTCGTCCCGGTGTTCGGGCCGGGTCCGCTGGAACAGGCGGGCGGTGGTTACGGGTTGCGTTTCACCGACCCCGAGGGACGGCTGATCGAGATCAGCGCCCACGTGCACGCGGTCACGCCGCGCGGCCGTGACGAGGCCGTGCCGGTCGGTGTGACGCACGCCGTGCTCAACACCACGGACATCGACGCGGCGGTGGCGTTCTACCGCGACGTGCTCGGGCTGCGGGTCTCCGACTGGTCGGAGCACCAGATGGCGTTCCTGCGCTGCAACGCGGACCACCACTGCATCGCGTTCAACCAGGCCGAGTGGACCTCGCTCAACCACGTGGCGTACGAAATGAGTTCGGTCGACCACTTCATGCGGGGCATCGGCCGCCTGCGGCACCACGGCATCACCCCGCAGTGGGGGCCGGGCCGCCACGGTCCGGGGGACAACACCTTCTCCTACTTCACCGACCCCTCCGGGCTGGTCTGCGAGTACACCTCCGAGGTCGCCCAGATCGTGGAGGACGCCTGGATCGCCCGGGTCTGGCGGAGGGTCCCGGAGCTGTCCGACCTCTGGGGGACGGCCGGGGCGCCCTCGAAGGAGATCCGCTGCCACATGGCCGGAACACCCGACCCCGGCCCGCTCGCCCCGGTGGACGCCCTGCCGACAACCGATGCACCCGCACCGAAGGAGAACGCCGCATGA
- a CDS encoding MarR family winged helix-turn-helix transcriptional regulator: protein MTMAATRPGDRDAVALVIEDWARERPELDTSPLEVLARLHRSFLRYSTRLTASIERHGLSVAGFDVLTALRRAGAPYRLTAGQLADSGLVSSAGVTLRIDRLEKDGLIVRERVADDRRVVYSRLTAKGLATVDTVFSEHLDNEDRMLAGLSPAERRRLAVLLRKLEVSILDSDSILDSGEEPPGEPVR, encoded by the coding sequence ATGACGATGGCCGCAACGAGGCCTGGGGACCGCGACGCCGTCGCGTTGGTGATCGAGGACTGGGCCCGCGAACGGCCCGAGCTGGACACGAGTCCGCTGGAGGTCCTCGCGCGCCTGCACCGGTCGTTCCTCCGCTACAGCACACGTCTCACCGCCTCCATCGAACGCCACGGTCTCTCCGTCGCCGGGTTCGACGTGCTGACCGCGCTCCGGCGGGCGGGGGCTCCGTACCGGCTGACGGCGGGTCAGCTCGCCGACTCCGGGCTCGTCTCCTCGGCCGGCGTGACGCTGCGCATCGACCGGCTGGAGAAGGACGGGCTCATCGTGCGGGAGCGGGTCGCGGACGACCGCCGGGTCGTCTACTCGCGGCTCACCGCGAAGGGGCTCGCCACGGTCGACACCGTCTTCTCCGAGCACCTCGACAACGAGGACCGGATGCTCGCCGGCCTCTCCCCGGCCGAACGGCGCCGGCTGGCCGTGCTGCTGCGCAAGCTGGAGGTCTCGATCCTCGACTCCGACTCGATCCTCGACTCCGGCGAGGAGCCGCCGGGGGAGCCCGTCCGATAG
- a CDS encoding aldehyde dehydrogenase family protein translates to MLHFSTDILVAGVWRPGTGEPVATVDPATGQVLATVVSASAADVAEAAEAAAAAVAEPAWRDLLPHERARLLHRIAELTEEAAGELSAIQTADTGKTLTETRALALSAAGTFRYLAAALETAEDSVTPSRGAYVTVSTHEPIGVVAAINPWNSPIASDAQKIAPALAAGNAVLLKPAGWTPLVSLALGRLITRALEESGLPTALLSVLPGSGRVVGDAVVHHPLVGRIGFTGGTETGRSIAKAAAEKLIPVSLELGGKSPTVVRADADVEQALAGVLFGIFSSSGQSCIAGSRLFVAREIYDSFIGELVSRVEKLRVGPGTDPRTQVGPLVHHRHRDSVAAYVDLARSEGARVLCGGSVPDGKEYAAGAYYLPTVLDGLANTSRTCQEEIFGPVLVALPYDDEDDLVRQANDSVYGLACGIWTRDLRAAARIARRVQAGTVWINTYKQFSAATPFSGWKDSGLGTEKGRDAIRAYQRQKSLYWGTCELPLPWAL, encoded by the coding sequence GTGCTCCACTTCTCCACCGACATCCTGGTCGCGGGCGTCTGGCGTCCCGGCACGGGCGAGCCCGTCGCCACCGTCGACCCGGCGACCGGGCAGGTCCTCGCCACCGTCGTCTCCGCCTCCGCAGCCGACGTCGCCGAGGCGGCCGAGGCAGCGGCGGCCGCGGTGGCGGAACCTGCCTGGCGGGATCTGCTCCCCCACGAGCGCGCCCGGCTGCTGCACCGGATCGCGGAGTTGACCGAGGAGGCTGCCGGTGAACTTTCCGCGATCCAGACGGCGGACACCGGCAAGACCCTCACCGAGACGCGCGCCCTCGCCCTCAGTGCGGCCGGCACCTTCCGTTACCTCGCCGCCGCGCTGGAGACCGCCGAGGACTCCGTCACCCCGTCCCGGGGCGCGTACGTCACGGTGAGCACGCACGAGCCGATCGGGGTCGTCGCGGCGATCAATCCGTGGAACTCCCCCATCGCCAGTGACGCCCAGAAGATCGCCCCCGCGCTCGCCGCCGGCAACGCGGTGCTGCTCAAGCCCGCCGGCTGGACCCCGCTGGTCTCCCTCGCGCTCGGCCGCCTGATCACCCGGGCGCTGGAGGAGTCCGGGCTCCCCACCGCCCTGCTCTCGGTACTGCCCGGCAGCGGCCGGGTGGTCGGCGACGCAGTCGTCCACCATCCCCTGGTCGGCCGCATCGGCTTCACCGGCGGCACGGAGACGGGCCGCTCCATCGCGAAGGCCGCTGCCGAAAAGCTGATCCCGGTCTCCCTCGAACTGGGCGGGAAGTCACCGACCGTCGTGCGCGCCGACGCCGACGTCGAACAGGCCCTCGCGGGAGTCCTCTTCGGTATCTTCTCGTCCAGCGGCCAGTCCTGCATCGCCGGTTCACGCCTCTTCGTCGCCAGGGAGATCTACGACTCCTTCATCGGCGAGCTGGTCTCCCGGGTGGAGAAGTTGCGAGTCGGTCCCGGAACGGACCCGCGGACCCAGGTCGGTCCGCTCGTGCACCACCGGCACCGCGACTCCGTCGCCGCCTACGTGGATCTGGCCCGCTCCGAGGGGGCCAGGGTGCTCTGCGGCGGCTCGGTTCCGGACGGCAAGGAGTACGCGGCCGGCGCCTACTACCTGCCGACCGTGCTGGACGGGCTGGCGAACACCTCGCGCACCTGCCAGGAGGAGATCTTCGGCCCGGTGCTCGTCGCCCTGCCGTACGACGACGAGGACGATCTGGTCCGCCAGGCCAACGACTCCGTCTACGGCCTGGCCTGCGGGATCTGGACCCGCGATCTCCGCGCCGCCGCCCGGATCGCCCGCCGTGTCCAGGCCGGCACCGTCTGGATCAACACGTACAAGCAGTTCAGCGCCGCCACCCCCTTCAGCGGCTGGAAGGACAGCGGCCTCGGTACGGAGAAAGGGCGCGACGCGATCCGCGCGTACCAGCGCCAGAAGTCCCTGTACTGGGGCACCTGTGAACTCCCCCTCCCCTGGGCGCTCTGA
- a CDS encoding SDR family oxidoreductase, which yields MRTDGVRTVVVTGAGRGLGLAMARRAGADGFRVVVAELERERGERAAAGLRMEGLDAHFVRCDVSDPASVAELADAVRELGPLHGLVNNAALANGVGGKEFWDIDVEVWDRLMSVNSRSPWLVSKALYPLFGPVGRIVNLASDAALYGSPRLAHYIASKGAVIALTRAMARELGERGITVNAVAPGLTEGEATETVPAERHDLYRANRAISRPQRPDDLTGIVSFLLSEESRYLTGQVVAVNGGFTMN from the coding sequence GTGCGCACCGACGGCGTGCGCACGGTCGTCGTCACCGGTGCGGGCCGTGGCCTGGGACTGGCCATGGCCCGCCGGGCGGGCGCCGACGGCTTCCGGGTCGTCGTCGCCGAGCTGGAACGCGAGCGGGGTGAGCGGGCGGCAGCCGGGCTGCGGATGGAAGGGCTCGACGCCCACTTCGTGCGCTGCGACGTCTCCGACCCCGCCTCGGTGGCGGAGTTGGCCGACGCGGTTCGCGAACTGGGGCCGCTGCACGGCCTGGTGAACAACGCGGCGCTCGCCAACGGGGTGGGCGGCAAGGAGTTCTGGGACATCGACGTCGAGGTGTGGGACCGGCTGATGTCCGTCAACTCCCGTAGCCCGTGGCTGGTGTCGAAGGCGTTGTACCCGCTCTTCGGTCCGGTGGGCCGGATCGTCAACCTCGCCTCGGACGCGGCTCTTTACGGCTCGCCCCGGCTCGCCCACTACATCGCCTCCAAGGGGGCGGTCATCGCGCTCACCCGGGCGATGGCGCGGGAGCTGGGCGAACGGGGCATCACCGTGAACGCGGTGGCCCCGGGGCTGACCGAGGGCGAGGCGACCGAAACCGTGCCCGCCGAGCGTCACGACCTCTACCGGGCGAACCGGGCCATCTCCCGGCCGCAGCGGCCGGACGACCTCACCGGGATCGTCTCGTTCCTGCTCTCCGAGGAGTCCCGCTATCTGACCGGCCAGGTGGTCGCCGTCAACGGCGGCTTCACCATGAACTGA
- a CDS encoding SDR family NAD(P)-dependent oxidoreductase, whose amino-acid sequence MTFPVLEGKVAIVTGAAMGMGAATAILFAEAGAKVVAADMNEERGRAVVAEIEAAGGTAVFHQVNIADSAQVKGMVEAAVAAFGRLDVAVNNAALTPDDKLTAEFDEDYWDRLMSVDLKGNALCLKYELQQLIAQGDGGSIVNISSVSGFRPQPANPAYVAAKHGVNGLTKTAAMEYGAQNIRVNAVAPGAIDTPMLRGALDQFGFTEEEYAPQLSLLNRFGQPREVAQASLWLASDQASYVTGSVIHVDAGYTSR is encoded by the coding sequence ATGACATTCCCGGTACTCGAAGGCAAGGTGGCCATCGTCACCGGCGCCGCCATGGGCATGGGCGCCGCCACCGCGATCCTGTTCGCCGAAGCGGGCGCCAAGGTGGTCGCGGCCGACATGAACGAGGAGCGCGGTCGCGCGGTCGTCGCGGAGATCGAGGCGGCCGGTGGCACCGCCGTCTTCCACCAGGTGAACATAGCCGACAGTGCCCAGGTCAAGGGCATGGTCGAGGCCGCCGTGGCCGCCTTCGGCCGCCTGGACGTCGCGGTGAACAACGCCGCGCTGACTCCGGACGACAAGCTCACCGCGGAGTTCGACGAGGACTACTGGGACCGGCTGATGTCGGTCGACCTCAAGGGCAACGCGCTCTGCCTCAAGTACGAGCTCCAGCAGCTCATCGCGCAGGGCGACGGCGGCTCGATCGTCAACATCTCCTCGGTCAGCGGGTTCCGCCCGCAGCCCGCCAACCCGGCCTACGTCGCCGCCAAGCACGGCGTGAACGGTCTGACCAAGACCGCCGCCATGGAGTACGGCGCGCAGAACATCCGCGTCAACGCGGTCGCGCCCGGTGCCATCGACACCCCGATGCTGCGCGGCGCGCTGGACCAGTTCGGCTTCACCGAGGAGGAGTACGCTCCGCAGCTCAGCCTGCTGAACCGCTTCGGCCAGCCCCGCGAGGTCGCCCAGGCCAGCCTGTGGCTCGCCTCCGACCAGGCCTCGTACGTCACCGGCTCGGTCATCCACGTGGACGCCGGCTACACCAGCCGCTGA
- a CDS encoding alpha/beta fold hydrolase: MTAPVAVHVEEAGERGPLLLCLHGIGSSSAAFAPQLAELSAHVRVVAWDAPGYAASPDPGGPFTLDDFADTAAGLIRERGGSAHVLGVSWGGVIALRLATRHPELVASLIVADSSAGSGTDPAKAEAMRARAADLAELGPRAFAEARGPRLVSPEAPDELVRRVVDTMAASVRLPGYGHAAESMASADLRTELPSVAAPTLVLCGDQDRITGVDASQVIAGAVHKTAYVIVKDAGHLANQEQPGRFNAWVLAHLRITASLPE; the protein is encoded by the coding sequence GTGACCGCGCCCGTCGCCGTCCATGTGGAGGAGGCCGGGGAGCGGGGGCCACTGCTGCTCTGCCTGCACGGTATCGGCTCCTCGTCGGCGGCCTTCGCTCCGCAGCTCGCCGAACTCTCCGCGCACGTGAGGGTGGTGGCCTGGGACGCTCCCGGGTACGCCGCCTCGCCCGACCCCGGAGGGCCGTTCACCCTCGACGACTTCGCGGACACGGCGGCCGGGCTGATCCGGGAGCGGGGCGGCAGCGCGCACGTCCTCGGGGTGTCCTGGGGCGGGGTGATCGCGCTGCGGCTCGCGACCCGCCATCCGGAGCTCGTGGCGTCCCTGATCGTCGCCGATTCGAGCGCCGGTTCCGGCACCGACCCGGCGAAGGCCGAGGCCATGCGGGCGAGGGCCGCCGACTTGGCCGAGCTGGGCCCGCGCGCCTTCGCCGAGGCCCGGGGCCCTCGCCTGGTCTCCCCCGAGGCGCCGGACGAGCTGGTCCGGCGGGTCGTGGACACCATGGCCGCCTCGGTCCGGCTGCCCGGCTACGGCCACGCCGCGGAGTCGATGGCCTCGGCCGATCTGCGCACCGAACTTCCCTCCGTCGCTGCGCCCACCCTGGTGCTCTGCGGCGACCAGGACCGGATCACCGGCGTCGACGCGAGCCAGGTCATCGCCGGTGCCGTCCACAAAACCGCCTACGTGATCGTCAAGGACGCCGGTCACCTGGCCAACCAGGAGCAGCCAGGGCGCTTCAACGCCTGGGTGCTCGCCCACCTGCGGATCACCGCTTCCCTCCCCGAGTAG
- a CDS encoding TetR/AcrR family transcriptional regulator yields the protein MQAKEPHSGADGVAEDRRRHRTLRTREALAAAAVDLLLERGPAELGVDTIAQRAQVTRRTFSRHFSGKEEAALWFTRADGLRINELLRVRPLQEPPLVAFRAAVLAWLEDPARAAWHSRPKERAVFALIDDEPALFAAYQRIRIDAQSDSVRVLAERMGVDPALDPLPGVVVSAGAGVLAGALHRWAADVEKGPEELGRRVREAFDLLIGEAVAAHRSEAGSGSGAGAGSGVRPQREAPYRDAPPRS from the coding sequence ATGCAGGCAAAGGAGCCCCATTCCGGTGCGGACGGCGTCGCCGAGGACCGCAGGCGCCACAGGACGCTGCGTACCCGCGAGGCGCTGGCCGCCGCCGCCGTCGACCTGCTCCTGGAGCGGGGGCCGGCGGAGCTGGGTGTCGACACCATCGCCCAGCGCGCGCAGGTCACCCGGCGTACTTTCAGCCGGCACTTCTCCGGCAAGGAGGAGGCCGCTCTCTGGTTCACCCGCGCCGACGGGCTGCGGATCAACGAGCTGCTGCGCGTGCGCCCTTTGCAGGAGCCGCCGCTGGTCGCCTTCCGGGCGGCCGTGCTGGCCTGGCTGGAGGACCCCGCGCGGGCGGCCTGGCACAGCAGGCCGAAGGAGCGTGCGGTCTTCGCCCTGATCGACGACGAGCCGGCGCTCTTCGCCGCGTACCAGCGGATCAGGATCGACGCCCAGTCCGACTCGGTGCGCGTCCTCGCCGAACGGATGGGAGTCGATCCGGCTCTCGACCCGCTCCCCGGGGTCGTGGTCTCGGCGGGCGCCGGGGTGCTGGCCGGGGCGTTGCACCGATGGGCCGCGGACGTGGAGAAGGGCCCCGAGGAACTCGGCCGCCGGGTCCGCGAGGCGTTCGACCTGCTGATCGGCGAGGCGGTCGCCGCCCACCGGAGCGAGGCCGGAAGCGGGTCCGGAGCCGGGGCCGGAAGCGGCGTCAGGCCGCAGCGGGAGGCTCCGTACCGGGACGCTCCGCCGCGGTCCTGA
- a CDS encoding SDR family oxidoreductase — protein MDLGLASRTYLVTGGSSGVGLATVRALLDEGADVATCGRDAARLAAAAEGLADRPGRLLTGVCDVRDAEAVHGFVRRAAEEFGGIDGLVNNAGQSRMKGLDDSTAEDWRDELELKFAGVLHPLRAARPYLAASDAASVVNVNAVLAKQPETRLITTSAARAGILNLSKSLSVELAGDGIRVNSVCLGLIDTGQWTRRHAAAGSGRSYEAWQAELAADRGVALGRLGRAEEVAYAVVALLSPLASYITGTAIDVCGGVGRSIL, from the coding sequence ATGGATCTGGGCCTCGCGAGCCGCACCTATCTGGTGACCGGCGGCAGCTCGGGCGTCGGCCTGGCAACCGTCCGCGCCCTGCTCGACGAGGGCGCCGACGTGGCGACCTGCGGGCGCGACGCCGCACGGCTGGCCGCCGCCGCCGAGGGGCTCGCCGACCGGCCTGGCCGGCTGCTGACGGGCGTGTGCGACGTACGGGACGCCGAAGCGGTCCACGGCTTCGTCCGACGGGCCGCCGAGGAGTTCGGCGGCATCGACGGGCTGGTCAACAACGCCGGCCAGTCCCGGATGAAGGGGCTCGACGACTCGACCGCCGAGGACTGGCGGGACGAGCTGGAGCTGAAGTTCGCCGGGGTGCTGCACCCGTTGCGGGCCGCCCGCCCGTATCTCGCCGCCTCGGACGCGGCGAGCGTCGTCAACGTCAACGCGGTGCTCGCGAAGCAGCCGGAGACCCGGCTGATCACGACGAGCGCCGCCCGCGCCGGCATCCTCAACCTCTCCAAGTCGCTCTCCGTCGAGCTGGCCGGAGACGGCATCCGGGTCAATTCCGTGTGCCTCGGGCTCATCGACACCGGCCAGTGGACCCGCCGCCACGCCGCGGCCGGTTCCGGCCGATCCTACGAGGCGTGGCAGGCGGAGCTGGCCGCGGACCGCGGGGTGGCGCTCGGCCGGCTCGGCCGTGCCGAGGAAGTCGCCTACGCCGTGGTCGCGTTGCTCTCGCCCCTC
- a CDS encoding cupin domain-containing protein yields MPLTTTAYDNGDDLSAYTDSLIASKESRVADFDTLSFQEKAGPQYRRGQIRYVGSGATGNHEGDSRIIPSGGFTFSNMLLPPGAEGPAHTHHDVEEAFFVLEGEVRVGIHRGADEAEYRTLGYRDMIVVPAGVTRSLKNEGDTDALFCVVIGTRKPQVPSYPEYSPMHGVARD; encoded by the coding sequence ATGCCTCTCACCACCACCGCGTACGACAACGGCGACGACCTCTCCGCGTACACCGACTCGCTCATCGCCTCGAAGGAGTCGCGCGTCGCCGACTTCGACACCCTGTCCTTCCAGGAGAAGGCCGGCCCGCAGTACCGGCGCGGCCAGATCCGTTACGTCGGCTCCGGCGCGACCGGCAACCACGAGGGCGACAGCCGGATCATCCCGTCGGGCGGGTTCACCTTCTCCAACATGCTGCTGCCCCCGGGCGCCGAGGGTCCGGCCCACACCCACCACGACGTCGAGGAGGCCTTCTTCGTCCTGGAGGGCGAGGTCAGGGTCGGTATCCACCGCGGCGCGGACGAGGCGGAATACCGCACCCTCGGTTACCGCGACATGATCGTGGTGCCGGCCGGGGTGACCCGCTCGCTGAAGAACGAGGGCGACACGGACGCCCTGTTCTGCGTGGTCATCGGTACGCGGAAGCCGCAGGTCCCGTCGTACCCGGAGTACTCGCCGATGCACGGTGTCGCCCGTGACTGA
- a CDS encoding aspartate dehydrogenase domain-containing protein — protein sequence MNPVRKVGLVGWGAIGRVVGTALAEGRVAGAELVCVVDNRPLGEAAPARQVSLEEALGLCDLVVEAAGQGVVREWGERVLASGTDLLIASSGALTDEDLAKRLLNTGPGRVYFTGGAVGGLDLLQAACSLGPLDEIRLTTTKLPSTLEQPWMDEELLTRMRTATGPVEVMSGTAREVPVKFPKSTNVAASVALAVGDLDAVRVQVVADPAAHRTRHLIEASGPHGSYRFEVAHRPDPDNPATSQVVPYAVLRGLAALAGRSGQIL from the coding sequence ATGAACCCCGTACGCAAGGTTGGCCTGGTCGGCTGGGGTGCCATCGGCCGTGTGGTCGGCACCGCCCTGGCCGAAGGCCGGGTCGCCGGCGCCGAGTTGGTCTGTGTCGTCGACAACCGCCCGCTGGGCGAGGCGGCGCCCGCCCGTCAGGTCTCCCTGGAGGAGGCTCTCGGCCTCTGCGACCTGGTCGTGGAGGCGGCCGGGCAGGGCGTCGTCCGCGAGTGGGGCGAGCGGGTCCTCGCCTCCGGCACCGACCTGCTGATCGCCTCCAGCGGGGCACTGACCGACGAGGACCTGGCGAAACGGCTGCTGAACACCGGTCCCGGCCGGGTGTACTTCACCGGGGGCGCGGTCGGCGGGCTCGACCTGCTCCAGGCGGCGTGCTCCCTCGGGCCGCTGGACGAGATCCGCCTCACCACCACCAAGCTGCCGTCCACCCTCGAACAGCCTTGGATGGACGAGGAGTTGCTGACTCGGATGCGGACGGCGACGGGACCTGTGGAGGTCATGTCGGGTACCGCGCGCGAGGTTCCGGTCAAATTCCCCAAGTCGACGAACGTGGCCGCCTCGGTCGCGCTGGCCGTCGGCGACCTGGACGCTGTGCGGGTCCAGGTCGTCGCCGATCCGGCGGCGCACCGTACCCGGCATCTGATCGAGGCGTCCGGCCCGCACGGCTCGTACCGCTTCGAGGTGGCGCACCGGCCCGACCCCGACAACCCGGCGACCAGCCAGGTCGTGCCGTACGCGGTGCTGCGCGGGCTGGCGGCGCTGGCCGGCCGCAGCGGGCAGATCCTGTGA
- a CDS encoding MFS transporter, with product MTTVAGKQASGSIAARLERLPHSRWHVKVRFLIGAVTFFEAFDQLLAASALPVLTKQWHLSTGQATFAVTSASIGMLLGALAAGWLGDRIGRVRTVGLGVAVTGFASLAVALSGSIETFSLFRFVQGLGIGGVVPVAATYINEIARSDKRGRFVLLYEMIFPAGLAAATLIAVWVVPNLGWRAMFVGGALPVVIAAVLPRQVEESPRWLLARGRTEEAEAALARIEAEVVRSTAEPLPRADASTTEDVTEDVTEGRLADLFRGTYLRRTAVLSGLWFVAYYVNHGISTWLPSLYTKEFGLDLTTALVYTLVSNVTGLLGTFVVALLIDRVGRRPALVGALVGTVLSLAVLALAGATSGGQVALFASCTTFFLYAINAALYLYSPELYPTSNRARGAAFGGLWNRIGVILGPVTVGAVIGSGGGLPLVFAQLAVVAAVGAVIAWFAVETKGRTLEELNS from the coding sequence ATGACGACTGTGGCCGGCAAGCAGGCCTCCGGTTCCATCGCCGCCCGGCTCGAACGGCTGCCGCACTCCCGCTGGCACGTCAAGGTCCGGTTCCTGATCGGCGCCGTCACCTTCTTCGAGGCGTTCGACCAGTTGCTGGCCGCGTCCGCGCTGCCGGTCCTCACCAAGCAGTGGCACCTGAGCACCGGCCAGGCCACCTTCGCGGTGACCTCCGCCTCCATCGGCATGCTGCTCGGTGCTCTCGCCGCCGGCTGGCTGGGGGACCGGATCGGCCGGGTGCGTACCGTCGGCCTCGGCGTCGCCGTCACCGGCTTCGCCAGTCTCGCCGTCGCCCTCTCCGGCAGCATCGAGACGTTCTCGCTCTTCCGCTTCGTGCAGGGGCTCGGCATCGGGGGCGTGGTGCCCGTCGCGGCCACGTACATCAACGAGATCGCCCGCTCCGACAAGCGGGGCCGGTTCGTCCTGCTCTACGAGATGATCTTCCCCGCCGGACTTGCCGCGGCCACCCTCATCGCGGTCTGGGTCGTACCGAACCTCGGCTGGCGCGCCATGTTCGTCGGCGGCGCGCTGCCGGTGGTGATCGCCGCCGTCCTGCCCCGCCAGGTCGAGGAGTCCCCGCGCTGGCTGCTGGCCCGGGGGCGTACCGAGGAGGCCGAGGCCGCCCTCGCCCGCATAGAGGCCGAGGTCGTCCGCTCCACCGCCGAACCGCTGCCCCGGGCCGACGCGAGCACCACCGAGGACGTCACCGAGGACGTCACCGAGGGCCGGCTCGCCGACCTGTTCCGCGGCACGTACCTGCGCCGTACCGCCGTCCTCTCGGGCCTCTGGTTCGTCGCCTACTACGTCAACCACGGCATCTCGACCTGGCTGCCCTCCCTCTACACCAAGGAATTCGGCCTCGACCTGACCACGGCCCTCGTCTACACCCTGGTCAGCAACGTCACCGGCCTGCTCGGCACCTTCGTCGTCGCGCTCCTCATCGACCGCGTCGGCCGCAGGCCCGCCCTGGTCGGCGCACTCGTCGGCACCGTGCTCTCCCTCGCCGTCCTCGCCCTGGCGGGCGCCACCTCGGGCGGCCAGGTCGCCCTCTTCGCCTCCTGTACGACCTTCTTCCTCTACGCCATCAACGCGGCCCTCTACCTCTACTCGCCCGAGCTCTACCCCACCTCCAACCGGGCCAGGGGCGCCGCCTTCGGCGGACTGTGGAACCGGATCGGAGTCATCCTCGGCCCCGTCACGGTCGGCGCCGTCATCGGCTCCGGCGGCGGCCTCCCCCTCGTCTTCGCCCAGCTCGCCGTGGTCGCGGCCGTGGGAGCGGTGATCGCGTGGTTCGCGGTGGAGACGAAGGGGCGGACACTGGAGGAGCTGAACTCCTGA